The proteins below are encoded in one region of Vicinamibacterales bacterium:
- the lpdA gene encoding dihydrolipoyl dehydrogenase, giving the protein MAISTQLVVIGAGPGGYAAAFYAADRGMKVTLVDPEKNPGGVCVYRGCIPSKALLHVANVITESSHAADFGVSFDKPRIDLAKLRDFKNKVVGQLTAGAGQVRNLRKVQHVQGLASFRDARTLDIDKVDGGRETLTFEHCIIATGSVPTKIPGLSIDSPRLMDSTGALDLPDIPGSLLVVGGGYIGLELGSVYAALGSKVSVVEMTGGLLPGADRDLVNILAKRIGEICEAVWLNTKVTGMREVNDGIAVTFEGATGSGREGEGKTGDQTFDRVLVSIGRRPNANIPGLDKLRIEVDKRGFIVTDKSRRTGESNIYAIGDVAGEPMLAHKASHEGRAAVDAIAGDRNVEFAPAAIPAVVFTDPEIAWTGLTETEAQKQGIEVAIAKFPWGASGRAISLGRTDGVTKLIIHPESQRVLGVGICGPGAGELISEGVLAVEMGATAQDMAMTIHPHPTLSETVMEAAEVFYGHATHVYRPKRS; this is encoded by the coding sequence ATGGCGATATCTACACAGCTTGTCGTAATCGGCGCCGGCCCCGGCGGGTACGCCGCCGCGTTCTACGCCGCCGACCGCGGCATGAAGGTCACGCTCGTCGATCCGGAGAAGAACCCGGGGGGCGTGTGCGTGTACCGCGGCTGCATCCCGTCCAAGGCGCTGCTGCACGTGGCCAACGTCATCACCGAGTCGTCGCACGCCGCCGATTTCGGCGTCAGTTTCGACAAGCCGCGGATCGACCTCGCCAAACTGCGCGACTTCAAGAACAAGGTCGTCGGCCAGCTCACCGCGGGCGCCGGCCAGGTGCGCAACCTGCGGAAGGTCCAGCACGTGCAGGGCCTGGCGTCGTTCCGCGATGCGCGCACGCTGGACATCGACAAGGTCGACGGCGGCAGGGAGACGCTGACCTTCGAGCACTGCATCATCGCCACCGGCTCGGTGCCGACGAAGATTCCGGGACTGTCGATCGACAGCCCGCGGCTGATGGACTCGACCGGCGCGCTCGATCTGCCGGACATCCCCGGGTCGCTGCTGGTCGTCGGCGGCGGCTATATCGGCCTCGAGCTGGGCAGCGTGTACGCCGCGCTCGGCAGCAAGGTCAGCGTCGTCGAAATGACCGGAGGCCTGCTGCCCGGCGCCGATCGCGATCTCGTGAACATCCTGGCCAAGCGGATCGGCGAGATCTGCGAGGCGGTCTGGTTGAACACGAAAGTGACCGGCATGCGAGAGGTGAACGACGGCATCGCCGTGACGTTCGAGGGAGCGACGGGATCGGGCCGGGAAGGCGAAGGGAAGACCGGCGATCAGACGTTCGATCGCGTCCTCGTGTCGATCGGCCGGCGTCCCAACGCGAACATCCCCGGGCTCGACAAGCTCCGCATCGAAGTCGACAAGCGCGGCTTCATCGTCACCGACAAGAGCCGCAGGACCGGCGAGTCGAACATCTACGCGATCGGCGACGTCGCCGGCGAGCCGATGCTGGCGCACAAGGCGTCACACGAGGGGCGCGCGGCCGTCGACGCCATCGCCGGGGATCGCAACGTCGAGTTCGCCCCCGCGGCGATTCCGGCGGTGGTCTTCACTGATCCGGAGATCGCCTGGACCGGACTGACCGAAACCGAGGCGCAGAAGCAGGGCATCGAGGTGGCGATCGCGAAGTTCCCGTGGGGCGCGTCGGGGCGCGCCATCTCGCTCGGCCGCACCGACGGCGTGACCAAGCTGATCATCCACCCGGAGAGCCAGCGTGTCCTCGGCGTCGGCATCTGCGGCCCGGGAGCCGGCGAGCTGATCTCGGAAGGCGTGCTCGCGGTCGAGATGGGCGCGACGGCGCAGGACATGGCGATGACCATCCATCCCCACCCGACCCTGTCTGAAACGGTCATGGAAGCCGCCGAAGTCTTCTATGGCCACGCGACGCACGTTTATCGGCCAAAGCGCTCCTGA
- a CDS encoding trypsin-like serine protease yields the protein MRLSRYTVPGVILIALLLVTSRARAITYGFVDTTNAFSNTGAFIVKAPGGSIFPICSGTLIAPGVFLTASHCTLFYERDLAPDGYTALVSFDSPIPFGDLTSRTTKLVTVTEVVTNPGYNAAQADSGDIAVLLVDARQTRGITPATLPAAGLLDTLSAQNGLKGTIYTAVGYGLQNRVTGGGTPFFEDRNPVPRMYAFSSFDSLNGGYLRLSMNPATGDGGTCFGDSGGPNFLNVGGTRTLVAITITGDAVCRATNVVYRLDIASARAFLAPYVTLP from the coding sequence ATGCGGCTCTCAAGATACACCGTCCCCGGCGTCATTCTCATCGCCCTCCTGCTCGTCACCTCGCGCGCGCGGGCAATCACCTACGGCTTCGTCGATACCACCAATGCGTTCTCGAACACCGGCGCGTTCATCGTCAAAGCCCCCGGCGGATCGATTTTCCCGATCTGTTCGGGGACGCTGATCGCGCCCGGCGTATTTCTGACCGCGAGCCACTGCACGCTCTTCTACGAGCGGGACCTCGCGCCGGACGGCTACACCGCCCTGGTCAGCTTCGACAGCCCGATTCCGTTCGGCGATCTGACGAGCAGGACGACGAAGCTCGTGACCGTGACCGAGGTGGTCACGAACCCCGGCTACAACGCCGCGCAGGCGGATTCGGGAGACATCGCGGTCCTGCTGGTGGATGCGCGGCAGACCCGGGGCATTACGCCGGCGACGCTGCCGGCCGCCGGGCTGCTCGACACCCTGTCGGCGCAGAACGGGCTGAAAGGGACCATCTACACCGCCGTCGGATACGGTCTGCAGAACCGCGTCACCGGCGGCGGCACGCCGTTCTTCGAGGACCGCAATCCCGTGCCGCGCATGTACGCGTTCTCGAGCTTCGACTCGCTGAACGGCGGCTACCTCCGCTTGTCGATGAACCCGGCGACCGGCGACGGCGGCACCTGCTTCGGCGATTCGGGCGGCCCCAATTTCCTGAACGTGGGCGGCACGCGCACGCTCGTCGCGATCACGATCACGGGAGACGCCGTCTGCCGCGCGACCAACGTCGTCTACCGCCTCGACATCGCGTCGGCGCGGGCGTTCCTCGCGCCCTACGTCACCCTGCCGTAG
- a CDS encoding metal-dependent hydrolase yields the protein MSGLSITWYGHATFLIVTPGGKRIVFDPWLTGNPRTPSGAKIDKADVICVTHGHSDHTGDVIAVARATGAPVIAVFELGNWFRSKGLKDVVDMGVGGTVGVKGLRISMVPALHTSSIAENGQDLYAGLAAGFVVRLEDGRSIYFAGDTAVFGDMRLIRELYAPEIAFLPIGDHYTMDAAGAALACEMLGVRQVVPMHYGTFPLLTGSPEDLKRLVEPRGVDVLVLKPGETAS from the coding sequence ATGTCTGGCCTCTCCATCACCTGGTACGGTCACGCCACGTTCCTCATCGTCACGCCCGGCGGCAAGCGCATCGTCTTCGATCCCTGGCTGACGGGAAATCCACGCACGCCGTCCGGCGCGAAGATCGACAAGGCTGACGTCATCTGCGTGACGCACGGCCACTCGGATCACACCGGCGACGTGATTGCGGTCGCGCGGGCGACCGGCGCCCCCGTGATTGCCGTGTTCGAGCTGGGCAACTGGTTCCGCAGCAAGGGGCTCAAGGACGTCGTCGACATGGGCGTCGGCGGCACCGTCGGCGTGAAGGGGCTGCGGATCTCGATGGTGCCGGCGCTCCACACCAGCAGCATCGCGGAGAACGGCCAGGACCTCTACGCCGGTCTCGCCGCCGGGTTCGTGGTGCGCCTCGAAGACGGCCGCAGCATCTACTTCGCCGGCGATACCGCGGTGTTCGGCGACATGCGCCTCATTCGCGAGCTGTATGCGCCGGAGATCGCCTTCCTGCCGATTGGCGATCACTACACGATGGATGCCGCCGGGGCGGCGCTGGCGTGCGAGATGCTGGGCGTGCGGCAGGTGGTGCCGATGCACTACGGCACGTTCCCGCTGCTCACCGGCTCGCCCGAGGATCTGAAGCGTCTGGTGGAACCCCGCGGCGTGGACGTGCTGGTGCTCAAACCCGGGGAGACGGCGTCGTAA
- a CDS encoding Gfo/Idh/MocA family oxidoreductase: MTNPTARRLRVGIFGVGRMGRVHLEHLLRLHQASRIELAAIGDRVPQTLESACAGLPEAVARSDTPEQMCREAPDAVVVASRTTDHARDLLAFARRGIPVLVEKPLTRSIDEAAAIERELGAGADRLVQVAFQRHFDEPARAALRWISQGLIGSIQQSHHVLQDKNPTPVGYDSAGITADMAIHLVYEAMSIRRFTLPQRVQALQFMAPPYEDRAGEGANIVHVFCQWPDGSLAHLWGSRINGTGYDNGFTITGTDGRIDVGEFVGDFGPVMARLWRGTGRGPIARGTLAESLEFPMTPPRAEHPDFYARFGAAYDGELCAFLDAAASGARLEPGLDIGWKTLLVANAAEASSRQHGRVIELTTAGGGAFESAAEAAAASAAAGMTLLTTPSPRV, translated from the coding sequence GTGACGAATCCCACCGCCCGGCGTCTGCGCGTCGGCATCTTCGGCGTCGGGCGGATGGGCCGCGTCCATCTCGAGCATCTCCTCCGCCTGCACCAGGCATCGCGCATCGAGCTCGCCGCGATCGGGGATCGCGTGCCGCAGACCCTGGAGTCCGCGTGCGCGGGACTGCCCGAGGCCGTGGCGCGGAGCGACACGCCCGAGCAGATGTGCCGCGAAGCGCCCGACGCCGTGGTGGTCGCGTCCCGAACCACGGATCACGCGCGCGACCTGCTCGCCTTCGCGCGACGGGGCATCCCGGTGCTCGTGGAGAAGCCGCTGACACGCTCGATCGACGAGGCCGCCGCCATCGAGCGCGAACTCGGCGCAGGCGCCGATCGGCTGGTGCAGGTCGCGTTTCAGCGGCACTTCGACGAGCCGGCGCGGGCGGCGCTGCGGTGGATCTCGCAGGGGCTGATCGGCTCGATTCAGCAGTCGCACCACGTCCTGCAGGACAAGAACCCGACGCCGGTGGGATACGACAGCGCCGGCATCACCGCCGACATGGCCATTCACCTGGTCTACGAGGCGATGAGCATACGCCGGTTCACGCTGCCGCAGCGCGTGCAGGCGCTCCAGTTCATGGCGCCGCCGTACGAGGACCGCGCCGGCGAGGGGGCGAACATCGTGCACGTGTTCTGCCAGTGGCCCGACGGATCGCTGGCGCACCTGTGGGGCTCGCGGATCAACGGGACCGGCTACGACAACGGCTTCACGATCACCGGGACCGACGGGCGCATCGACGTCGGCGAGTTCGTCGGCGACTTCGGTCCCGTCATGGCGCGCCTCTGGCGCGGAACCGGACGGGGACCGATCGCGCGGGGGACGCTCGCCGAGTCGCTGGAGTTTCCGATGACGCCGCCGCGCGCCGAGCATCCCGACTTCTATGCGCGATTCGGCGCGGCCTACGACGGGGAGCTGTGCGCGTTCCTCGATGCGGCCGCGTCAGGCGCCCGGCTCGAGCCCGGCCTCGACATTGGATGGAAGACGCTTCTCGTCGCCAACGCCGCCGAAGCCAGCTCGCGTCAGCACGGCCGCGTCATCGAACTGACGACGGCTGGCGGCGGCGCGTTCGAGTCGGCGGCGGAAGCGGCCGCGGCCAGCGCGGCCGCGGGGATGACGCTGCTTACGACGCCGTCTCCCCGGGTTTGA
- a CDS encoding class I SAM-dependent methyltransferase — MSDYDVTEHARELYGQYRFGRFNYSDARARFEPLLFEVLAGCGPETRLYDVGCGVGYWFDAYLRAGIARENITGIDLVPANVAELQSRGFRALAENAARLSLPDAVSDLTICIGVINCAEEPFEVFRQLARITRPGGTLYVNVYNKLHPYYYVVHKATLPLRYLYWHWDRRVADVAYAMSKIVFQPLAYVALGRFLDEQTGKTMFMDQVITPRAHLFTKRMLEDYAARCGCTVQRFRYNRYGLMLSAVMRRNG, encoded by the coding sequence ATGAGCGATTACGACGTCACGGAACACGCGCGCGAGCTGTACGGGCAGTACCGGTTCGGACGGTTCAACTACAGCGATGCGCGCGCGCGCTTCGAGCCACTGCTGTTCGAGGTGCTCGCCGGCTGCGGTCCCGAGACGCGGCTCTACGACGTCGGCTGCGGCGTCGGCTACTGGTTCGACGCCTATCTGCGCGCCGGCATCGCCCGCGAGAACATCACCGGGATCGACCTCGTCCCCGCGAACGTCGCCGAGCTGCAGTCCCGCGGCTTCCGCGCGCTCGCCGAGAACGCCGCCCGGCTGTCGCTGCCCGACGCGGTGTCGGATCTGACGATCTGCATCGGCGTCATCAACTGCGCCGAAGAGCCGTTCGAGGTCTTCCGCCAGCTCGCGCGCATCACCCGGCCGGGCGGGACGCTCTACGTCAACGTCTACAACAAGCTGCATCCGTACTATTACGTCGTGCACAAGGCGACGCTTCCGCTGCGCTATCTCTACTGGCACTGGGACCGCAGAGTCGCGGACGTCGCGTATGCGATGTCGAAGATCGTCTTCCAGCCGCTCGCCTATGTCGCGCTCGGCCGGTTTCTCGACGAGCAGACCGGCAAGACGATGTTCATGGACCAGGTGATCACGCCGCGCGCCCACCTGTTCACCAAGCGCATGCTCGAGGACTACGCCGCGCGCTGCGGCTGCACCGTCCAGCGCTTCCGCTACAACCGGTACGGCCTGATGCTGTCCGCGGTGATGCGGCGCAACGGCTGA
- a CDS encoding YceI family protein, with translation MKLQRIAVALVALTVGFSLADLLAQGRANVPPPDPTKPHKLEVTTGTRARYKVREQLAGISFPSDAVGTTEAITGAIVIKPDGSIDAAQSKLSVDLKTLTSDQQMRDGYVQNRTLETAKFPTMEFVPKRAVGLPAPLPAGMQAQAGFQLIGDLTLHGVTKEATWNVVATFGNDTVGGRATTTIDFASYGMTKPSLARLMSVDDKIELEIEFRCKRTVVTGS, from the coding sequence ATGAAATTGCAGCGAATTGCCGTCGCACTCGTGGCGTTGACTGTCGGGTTCAGCCTGGCCGATCTGCTGGCGCAGGGGCGCGCCAACGTGCCGCCTCCCGATCCGACCAAGCCTCACAAGCTGGAAGTCACGACCGGTACCAGAGCGCGGTACAAGGTCCGCGAGCAGCTCGCCGGCATCAGCTTTCCCAGCGACGCCGTCGGCACGACCGAAGCCATCACCGGCGCCATCGTCATCAAGCCGGACGGCTCCATTGACGCCGCGCAATCGAAGCTGTCGGTCGATCTGAAGACGCTGACCAGCGATCAGCAGATGCGGGACGGCTACGTGCAGAACCGGACGCTCGAGACCGCGAAGTTTCCGACCATGGAGTTCGTGCCGAAGCGGGCGGTCGGCCTGCCGGCGCCGCTCCCTGCGGGGATGCAGGCGCAGGCGGGCTTTCAGTTGATCGGGGATTTGACGCTGCACGGCGTCACCAAGGAGGCCACCTGGAACGTCGTCGCGACGTTCGGCAACGACACCGTGGGGGGGCGCGCGACGACGACGATCGACTTCGCGAGCTACGGCATGACCAAGCCGTCCCTGGCGCGGCTGATGAGCGTGGACGACAAGATCGAGCTCGAGATCGAGTTCAGGTGCAAGCGGACCGTCGTGACCGGCAGCTAA
- a CDS encoding carbamoyltransferase C-terminal domain-containing protein, which yields MAVLGINCSGFHSSASLFVGGALRAAICEERLSRVKQDKAFPTRAIRYCCDAAGLSFADVTHAFVGWHPRFYIGRSDRTLFDAMQNRGKISYLALNELAAMSGAPVHDVSQSLTLADSTLQIHFVDHHAAHAASVFYPSGFDAADVLVLDGFGEHTCGLAGSMDGGGLRIRRTYPTPHSLGLFYAAFTDFLGFRPYSDEWKVMALASLGDSDRYYRVIRPLIRVEGLDFHVDLSYFEYHLPFTPRLFARRLCELLGEPVARDAEPGQRDYDIVAAVQRVVEETTFAVLNALHQETRGERLVAAGGFFMNSVLNGKVLDRTPYREVFVGGSPDDTGISMGAAFHGLRGVLRQEVSRPCRHNYFGRTYSDGEIAAELRRRKLRFTELHGMPAAVARLIRDGRIVALFQGGSEFGQRALGNRSILADPTRADVKDLVNATVKYREAFRPFAPAVLEERQAEVFEGADRQTSYFMERVLPFRAGWESRVPGVVHFDGTGRLQTVSRASNPSFHAIISEFDQLSGVPLVLNTSLNINGMPLVETPGDAIDCFYQSGLDALVLQRYLIEK from the coding sequence ATGGCCGTTCTCGGGATCAACTGCTCGGGGTTCCACTCGTCCGCCAGCCTCTTCGTGGGCGGCGCCCTGCGCGCGGCCATTTGCGAAGAGCGGCTCAGCCGGGTGAAGCAGGACAAGGCCTTCCCGACCCGGGCGATTCGCTATTGCTGCGATGCGGCCGGCCTCTCGTTCGCGGACGTGACCCACGCCTTCGTCGGCTGGCATCCGCGGTTCTACATCGGACGGTCGGACCGCACGCTGTTCGACGCGATGCAGAACCGGGGCAAGATCAGCTACCTCGCGCTGAACGAACTGGCGGCGATGAGCGGCGCGCCGGTTCACGACGTCTCGCAGTCGCTGACGCTGGCGGACTCCACGCTGCAGATCCACTTCGTGGATCATCACGCCGCGCACGCCGCCAGCGTGTTCTATCCGTCCGGTTTCGATGCCGCGGACGTGCTCGTGCTCGACGGGTTCGGCGAGCACACCTGCGGCCTCGCCGGCTCGATGGATGGCGGCGGGCTGCGCATCCGGCGCACCTACCCGACCCCGCATTCGCTCGGGCTCTTCTATGCCGCGTTCACCGACTTCCTCGGGTTTCGTCCGTACAGCGACGAATGGAAGGTGATGGCGCTCGCCTCGCTCGGCGACAGCGACCGCTACTATCGCGTCATCCGCCCGCTCATCCGCGTGGAGGGACTCGACTTCCACGTGGATCTGTCGTACTTCGAGTATCACCTGCCGTTCACCCCCCGCCTGTTCGCCCGCCGGTTGTGCGAACTGCTCGGCGAGCCCGTCGCCCGCGACGCCGAGCCCGGCCAGCGCGACTACGACATCGTGGCCGCCGTGCAGCGGGTCGTGGAGGAAACGACCTTCGCGGTCCTGAATGCGCTGCACCAGGAGACGCGCGGCGAGCGCCTCGTGGCCGCCGGCGGCTTCTTCATGAACTCGGTGCTGAACGGGAAGGTTCTCGACCGCACCCCGTACCGGGAGGTCTTCGTCGGCGGCAGTCCTGACGACACGGGCATCAGCATGGGCGCCGCGTTTCATGGGCTGCGCGGCGTGCTCCGCCAGGAGGTGTCCCGCCCCTGCCGCCACAACTACTTCGGCCGCACCTACTCGGACGGCGAGATCGCCGCCGAGCTGCGGCGGCGCAAGCTGCGCTTCACCGAGCTTCACGGCATGCCCGCCGCCGTCGCCCGCCTGATCCGCGACGGGCGCATCGTCGCGCTGTTTCAGGGGGGGAGCGAATTCGGGCAGCGGGCGCTCGGCAACCGCAGCATCCTGGCCGATCCGACGCGAGCGGACGTGAAGGACCTGGTCAACGCGACGGTGAAGTATCGTGAGGCGTTCCGGCCGTTCGCGCCGGCGGTGCTCGAAGAGCGTCAGGCGGAGGTCTTCGAGGGAGCGGATCGGCAGACGTCGTACTTCATGGAGCGCGTGCTGCCGTTCCGCGCCGGGTGGGAGAGCCGGGTCCCCGGCGTGGTTCACTTCGACGGCACCGGTCGGCTGCAGACCGTATCGCGCGCCTCCAACCCGTCCTTCCATGCCATCATCAGCGAGTTCGACCAGCTCTCCGGCGTTCCGCTCGTGCTGAACACGTCGCTCAACATCAACGGAATGCCGCTCGTCGAAACACCAGGCGACGCGATCGACTGCTTCTATCAGTCCGGTCTGGATGCCCTGGTCCTGCAGCGCTACCTGATCGAGAAGTAG
- the lipA gene encoding lipoyl synthase, with protein MRGRKKRSDGSADVPRQPKPEWLKVRAPGSENYHRLKGLMRGLGLHTVCEEANCPNIGECWHHGTATFMILGSTCTRSCGYCNVTHGTPLAPDDQEPVNVASAIHALALNYVVVTSVDRDDLPDFGAGQFARTIAETRARIPACRIEVLIPDFQGDDAALRTVIEARPDVLNHNIETVPRLYRTARPGGRYPRALEVLSRTRRLAPSMATKSGLMVGLGEAWDEVVATLKDLRAADVNIVTIGQYLRPSLANLPMVRYYTPSEFAELKRIALELGFGHVESGPLVRSSYHAHEQAESFEATR; from the coding sequence ATCCGCGGCCGCAAGAAGCGCAGCGACGGCAGCGCGGATGTCCCTCGGCAGCCGAAGCCGGAATGGCTCAAGGTCCGGGCGCCCGGCTCCGAAAACTATCACCGGCTGAAGGGACTGATGCGCGGCCTGGGGCTGCACACCGTCTGCGAGGAGGCGAACTGCCCGAACATCGGCGAGTGCTGGCACCACGGCACCGCGACGTTCATGATCCTCGGCAGCACGTGCACGCGGTCGTGCGGCTACTGCAACGTGACGCACGGCACGCCGCTGGCGCCCGACGATCAGGAGCCGGTGAACGTCGCCAGCGCGATCCACGCACTCGCCCTCAACTACGTCGTCGTCACGTCGGTCGACCGGGACGACCTTCCCGACTTCGGCGCCGGACAGTTCGCGCGCACGATCGCCGAGACGCGGGCGCGCATCCCGGCATGCCGGATCGAAGTGCTGATCCCCGACTTCCAGGGAGACGACGCGGCGCTGCGGACCGTGATCGAGGCGCGCCCCGACGTGCTGAACCACAACATCGAAACCGTTCCGCGCCTCTATCGCACCGCCCGTCCGGGCGGCCGGTACCCGCGCGCGCTCGAGGTGCTGAGCCGGACGCGGCGACTCGCCCCGTCGATGGCGACGAAGTCAGGGTTGATGGTCGGCCTCGGCGAAGCGTGGGACGAGGTGGTCGCCACGCTGAAGGATCTGCGCGCGGCCGACGTGAACATCGTGACCATCGGCCAGTACCTGCGTCCGTCGCTGGCCAACCTGCCGATGGTCCGCTATTACACGCCGTCGGAGTTCGCCGAGCTCAAGCGGATCGCCCTCGAGCTGGGCTTCGGCCACGTCGAGTCCGGTCCGCTCGTCCGCAGTTCCTACCATGCGCACGAACAGGCGGAATCGTTCGAAGCGACCCGCTAG
- a CDS encoding ammonium transporter gives MRRSFPLAILLVITALAVIVPPADPVVTGGPINAGDLAWMMTAAGLVLLMTPGLSFFYGGMVQKKNVISTMLQSLIAMIVISVLWVVVGFSLAFGDSIGGVIGNPATFFMFRHVGTATHPGLAPTIPLLVFALFHLKFAIITPALITGSFAERVRFWAYVVFMALFSLFIYAPLAHATWHPDGFLRRWGALDFAGGTVVHTSAGMAALAGAIVLGRRKLHETGAAHVPANIPFVILGTGMLWFGWFGFNAGSALAASEQAALAFATTNTASAASALAWIAFDVLRRRKASALGACIGAVVGLVAITPAAGYVSVAQSIAIGTLSSIISNIAVHWKSRSTLDDTLDVFPCHGVGGMVGMVATGVFAAQVGLIHGRTDVFFVQLLTLAIAAPYAFVGSWILFRVTDAIIPLRVSENQELIGLDITQHDETVSSRGVRAAYESLQGELFGK, from the coding sequence ATGCGGCGCAGTTTCCCGCTGGCGATCCTCCTGGTGATCACCGCGCTCGCGGTGATCGTGCCTCCCGCCGATCCCGTCGTCACCGGCGGTCCGATCAATGCGGGCGATCTCGCCTGGATGATGACGGCGGCGGGCCTGGTGCTGCTGATGACGCCGGGCCTGTCGTTCTTCTACGGCGGGATGGTGCAGAAGAAGAACGTCATTTCGACGATGCTCCAGAGCCTGATCGCGATGATCGTGATCAGCGTGCTCTGGGTGGTCGTCGGCTTCAGCCTGGCGTTCGGCGACAGCATCGGCGGGGTGATCGGCAATCCGGCGACCTTTTTCATGTTCCGGCACGTCGGGACGGCGACGCATCCCGGCCTGGCGCCGACGATCCCGCTTCTGGTGTTCGCGCTGTTCCATTTGAAGTTCGCGATCATCACGCCGGCGCTGATCACCGGATCGTTCGCCGAGCGCGTGCGCTTCTGGGCGTACGTGGTGTTCATGGCGCTGTTCAGCCTGTTCATCTACGCGCCGCTGGCGCATGCCACGTGGCACCCGGACGGCTTCTTGCGCAGATGGGGCGCGCTGGATTTCGCCGGCGGCACGGTCGTGCACACCTCCGCCGGCATGGCGGCGCTCGCGGGGGCGATCGTGCTCGGCCGGCGCAAGCTGCACGAAACCGGCGCGGCGCACGTGCCGGCCAACATCCCGTTCGTGATCCTGGGCACCGGCATGCTGTGGTTCGGCTGGTTCGGCTTCAACGCCGGTTCGGCGCTGGCCGCCTCGGAGCAGGCGGCGCTGGCGTTCGCGACGACGAACACGGCATCGGCCGCGTCGGCGCTGGCCTGGATCGCCTTCGACGTGCTGCGCCGGCGGAAGGCGTCGGCGCTCGGCGCCTGCATCGGCGCGGTCGTCGGGCTGGTGGCGATCACTCCGGCGGCGGGTTACGTGTCGGTGGCGCAGAGCATCGCGATCGGCACGCTGTCGAGCATCATCAGCAACATCGCGGTGCACTGGAAGTCGCGCTCGACGCTGGACGACACCCTGGACGTGTTTCCCTGTCACGGCGTCGGCGGGATGGTCGGGATGGTCGCGACCGGCGTCTTCGCGGCGCAGGTCGGGCTGATTCACGGCCGCACCGACGTGTTCTTCGTGCAGCTGCTGACGCTGGCGATTGCCGCGCCGTACGCGTTCGTCGGGTCGTGGATCCTGTTCCGCGTCACCGACGCCATCATTCCGCTTCGCGTGTCGGAGAACCAGGAGCTGATCGGTCTCGACATCACGCAGCACGACGAGACCGTCAGCAGCCGCGGCGTACGCGCCGCCTACGAGTCGTTGCAGGGCGAGCTGTTCGGAAAATAA
- a CDS encoding class I SAM-dependent methyltransferase gives MKDSVAQSRELYDRYRFGTFGYGRRRDAYEPLLFEALGRATPETVLYDIGCGTGYWIDAYLQAGVRKERIRCVDLAPANIADLQARGLDASVGDVLDLDVPDRSSDLTVSLGVIHHTDDPFRAFTELVRITRPGGLIYLNVYNRFHPYYYLVHRATFPLRYAYWHWSPRVADAAYWAARFFFQPLAYVTMGRFLDDQTGRTMFMDQVMTPRAHLFTRRRLSRYARACGCTVQAYRYNRYGLMLSALMQVR, from the coding sequence ATGAAGGACTCGGTCGCACAATCGCGTGAGCTCTACGATCGCTACCGCTTCGGCACGTTCGGCTACGGCCGGCGGCGCGACGCCTACGAACCGCTCCTGTTCGAGGCGCTCGGGCGCGCGACGCCCGAGACCGTGCTGTACGACATCGGCTGCGGCACCGGCTACTGGATCGACGCCTACCTGCAGGCGGGGGTGCGCAAGGAGCGGATCCGGTGCGTCGATCTGGCGCCGGCCAACATCGCGGACCTGCAGGCGCGCGGCCTGGATGCCAGCGTCGGCGACGTGCTCGACCTGGACGTTCCCGACCGCTCCTCCGACCTCACCGTCAGTCTCGGCGTGATTCACCACACGGACGATCCGTTTCGCGCCTTCACCGAGCTGGTGAGGATCACGCGGCCCGGCGGCCTCATCTATCTGAACGTGTACAACCGGTTCCATCCGTACTACTATCTGGTCCACCGCGCGACGTTTCCGCTGCGCTACGCCTACTGGCACTGGAGCCCGAGGGTGGCGGACGCCGCGTACTGGGCAGCGCGGTTCTTCTTCCAGCCGCTCGCCTATGTCACGATGGGGAGATTCCTCGACGATCAGACCGGGCGGACGATGTTCATGGACCAGGTGATGACGCCCCGCGCGCACCTCTTCACGCGCCGCCGGCTGAGCCGCTACGCACGCGCCTGCGGCTGCACCGTGCAGGCGTACCGGTACAACCGCTACGGATTGATGCTGTCGGCGCTGATGCAGGTGCGATGA